A window of Zingiber officinale cultivar Zhangliang chromosome 5A, Zo_v1.1, whole genome shotgun sequence contains these coding sequences:
- the LOC121982754 gene encoding polyamine oxidase 3-like has protein sequence MGAAWLHGVCNENPLASWIGRLGLPIYRTSGDNSVLYDHDLESYALFDGDGHQVPQDLVEKVGKVFETILEEANKLRWSLKD, from the exons ATGGGAGCAGCCTG GTTGCATGGTGTCTGCAACGAGAATCCATTGGCATCTTGGATTGGAAGACTTGGTCTACCAATTTATCGAACTTCTGGTGACAATTCTGTCTTGTATGATCATGACTTGGAGAG CTACGCACTCTTTGATGGTGATGGACATCAAGTGCCTCAAGATCTAGTGGAAAAAGTTGGTAAGGTGTTTGAAACCATTCTGGAAGAG GCTAACAAACTCAG gtggagtttgaaggattag